The following are encoded in a window of Nibricoccus aquaticus genomic DNA:
- a CDS encoding YMGG-like glycine zipper-containing protein: MKTTVVLLALVAVTQTAHAQYIRSETAGGALLGGIAGGIIGHNSGHDAWKGAAIGTVVGGLLGSSVSRESREIPMPSYRNGYGRDYGYYTPSYASYRSPLYHSDYSRSREPGYYGSSYTPYASTRSRASTGLLLGGIAGAVIGNNSGDLRNNPWRGAAIGATTGWLLGSIADQRARERARAAEITYVSTAAPEETPPATPAQTVPQTVIINNNYYGNSSAMAPANSLFGR; encoded by the coding sequence ATGAAAACCACCGTCGTCCTTCTTGCCTTGGTCGCCGTCACCCAGACCGCTCACGCCCAGTACATACGTTCCGAAACCGCTGGCGGCGCGCTCCTCGGCGGCATCGCCGGTGGCATCATCGGCCACAACTCCGGCCACGATGCCTGGAAAGGCGCCGCCATCGGCACCGTCGTCGGCGGCCTGCTCGGCTCATCCGTTTCCCGCGAATCCCGCGAGATCCCCATGCCTTCCTACCGCAACGGCTACGGCCGCGACTACGGTTACTACACCCCTTCTTACGCCTCCTACCGTTCTCCGCTGTACCACTCCGACTACAGCCGCAGCCGTGAGCCCGGTTACTATGGTTCCTCCTACACACCTTACGCCTCCACCCGCAGCCGCGCCTCCACCGGCCTCCTCCTCGGCGGCATCGCCGGCGCTGTCATCGGCAACAACTCAGGCGATCTCCGCAACAACCCCTGGCGCGGTGCCGCCATCGGTGCCACCACCGGCTGGCTCCTCGGTTCCATCGCCGACCAGCGCGCCCGTGAACGCGCCCGCGCCGCCGAGATCACCTACGTCTCCACCGCCGCCCCCGAGGAAACGCCTCCCGCCACCCCCGCCCAGACCGTCCCGCAGACCGTGATTATCAATAATAACTACTACGGTAACTCGTCTGCCATGGCCCCCGCCAACTCCCTCTTCGGTCGCTGA
- a CDS encoding penicillin-binding protein activator LpoB — protein sequence MNKLVSQTLALSAAATGLFLSGCASQGVQNPSGVPVTEMKADERGFVAGTGVESQDLVSVTDKMARSILAIPQIARAQTAPRVVIDPVINETRFPINKDIFLTRIRTQLNSKAAGQVIFLARERMATLQRENELKKSGAVTAASDPNVVEFKGADFFLTGKLQGMSTRTTAGVSDYILYSFQLIDARTSDIVWEDVAEIKKQGLEDAAYR from the coding sequence ATGAACAAACTCGTCTCCCAAACCCTCGCCCTCAGCGCCGCCGCCACCGGCCTCTTCCTCTCCGGCTGCGCCAGCCAGGGCGTCCAAAATCCCTCCGGCGTCCCCGTCACCGAAATGAAAGCCGACGAACGCGGCTTCGTCGCCGGCACCGGCGTGGAGTCCCAGGACCTCGTCTCCGTCACCGACAAGATGGCCCGCAGCATCCTCGCCATCCCCCAGATCGCCCGTGCCCAGACCGCTCCGCGCGTCGTCATCGATCCCGTCATCAACGAGACCCGCTTCCCCATCAACAAAGACATCTTCCTCACCCGCATCCGCACCCAGCTCAACTCCAAGGCCGCCGGTCAGGTCATCTTCCTCGCCCGCGAACGCATGGCCACTCTCCAGCGCGAAAACGAACTCAAGAAATCAGGTGCCGTCACCGCCGCCTCCGACCCCAACGTCGTCGAATTCAAAGGCGCCGACTTCTTCCTCACCGGCAAACTCCAGGGCATGTCCACCCGCACCACTGCCGGCGTCAGCGACTACATCCTCTACAGCTTCCAACTCATCGACGCCCGCACCAGCGACATCGTTTGGGAAGACGTCGCCGAAATCAAAAAACAGGGCCTCGAAGACGCCGCCTACCGCTGA
- a CDS encoding YcfL family protein encodes MKKLLLLPIAAAVLTFSGCKTPPGPFTAQDTTKYTLENTESFVLMDKPTQVSVTCTGLQQSVKSDGRLEVVANVKNRENRRIQVQISCAFKNEAGFSTGDETPWETLILGENATEAVRFTSMNTQAKKYTVRVRQAR; translated from the coding sequence ATGAAAAAACTACTCCTCCTTCCCATCGCCGCCGCCGTCCTGACCTTCTCCGGCTGCAAAACCCCTCCCGGTCCCTTCACCGCGCAGGACACCACCAAGTACACCCTCGAAAACACCGAGTCCTTCGTCCTCATGGACAAGCCCACCCAGGTCTCCGTCACCTGCACCGGCCTCCAGCAAAGCGTGAAAAGCGATGGCCGCCTCGAAGTCGTCGCCAACGTCAAAAACCGCGAAAACCGCCGCATCCAGGTCCAGATCAGCTGCGCCTTCAAAAACGAAGCCGGCTTCTCAACGGGCGACGAAACCCCTTGGGAAACCCTCATCCTCGGCGAAAACGCCACCGAAGCCGTCCGCTTCACCTCGATGAACACCCAGGCCAAAAAATACACCGTCCGCGTCCGCCAGGCCCGCTAA
- a CDS encoding aldo/keto reductase, with protein MSHQPSPTRYANPALYRRTGRSGLKLSRLSLGLWHNFGDTDLYDNSRALVLRAFDLGITHFDLANNYGPPPGSAERNFGRMLREDLAAHRDELIISTKAGYLMWDGPCGEWGSRKHILASLDQSLKRLGLDYVDIFYHHRPDPDTPLEESMGALALAVRSGKALYVALSNYNPEQTARAAAILRDLGTPCLLHQPKYHMYERTPERGLFDVLLKEGIGAIPFCPLAQGLLTNRYLNGIPEDSRAVRDPRFLKPEHITEAKLTQLRQLNTLAQSRGQSLAQLALLWVLRQPAVTTALIGASKVAQIEDNLAALNSPDLTPAESAQIDKILG; from the coding sequence ATGTCCCACCAACCCTCGCCGACCCGCTACGCCAACCCCGCCCTCTACCGCCGCACCGGCCGCAGCGGCCTGAAACTCTCCCGCCTCTCCCTCGGCCTCTGGCACAACTTCGGCGACACCGATCTCTACGATAACAGCCGTGCCCTCGTCCTCCGCGCCTTCGACCTCGGCATCACCCACTTCGATCTGGCCAACAACTACGGCCCCCCTCCCGGCTCCGCCGAGCGTAACTTCGGCCGCATGCTCCGCGAAGACCTCGCCGCCCATCGCGACGAACTCATCATCTCCACCAAAGCCGGCTACCTCATGTGGGACGGTCCTTGCGGCGAATGGGGCTCGCGCAAACACATCCTCGCCAGTCTCGACCAAAGTCTCAAACGCCTCGGTCTCGACTACGTGGACATCTTCTACCACCACCGCCCCGATCCCGACACCCCGCTCGAAGAAAGCATGGGCGCCCTCGCCCTCGCCGTCCGCTCCGGCAAAGCCCTCTACGTAGCACTTTCCAACTACAACCCCGAGCAGACAGCCCGCGCCGCCGCCATCCTCCGCGACCTCGGCACGCCCTGCCTCCTCCACCAGCCGAAGTACCACATGTACGAACGCACGCCCGAGCGCGGTCTCTTCGACGTCCTCCTCAAAGAAGGCATCGGCGCCATCCCCTTCTGCCCCCTCGCCCAAGGCCTCCTCACCAACCGCTACCTCAACGGCATCCCCGAAGACTCCCGCGCCGTCCGCGATCCACGCTTCCTCAAACCCGAACACATCACCGAGGCCAAACTCACCCAGCTCCGCCAGCTCAACACCCTCGCCCAATCCCGCGGCCAGTCCCTCGCCCAACTCGCGCTCCTCTGGGTCCTCCGCCAGCCCGCCGTCACGACCGCCCTCATCGGCGCCAGCAAAGTCGCCCAGATCGAAGACAACCTCGCCGCCCTCAACTCCCCCGATCTCACCCCCGCCGAGTCCGCCCAAATCGACAAAATCCTCGGCTAA
- a CDS encoding 16S rRNA (uracil(1498)-N(3))-methyltransferase gives MNLLLFTPAEATTPLPRTDPRAAHLLDILRRQIGDTFDAGLIDGPRGKGTLAAISDSSLTLTFAWSEPPPPVDPITLLVGLPRPQTARKILQEATALGVSSLHFFPSERGEPSYVQSSLWSSGEWRRHLITGAEQAFCTRLPEVTWTTQLPALIAALTPSAPRIALDNYESPAPLSAAHLSPASHASPVTLAIGSERGWSPAERDLLRANNFTLAHLGSRVLRAETAVTAAVAIVKARLGLM, from the coding sequence GTGAACCTCCTCCTCTTCACCCCCGCCGAAGCCACCACCCCGCTCCCGCGCACCGACCCCCGAGCCGCCCACCTCCTAGACATCCTCCGTCGCCAGATTGGCGATACCTTCGACGCCGGCCTCATCGACGGCCCCCGCGGCAAAGGCACCCTCGCCGCGATCTCCGACTCCTCCCTCACCCTCACCTTCGCGTGGAGCGAACCGCCCCCGCCCGTCGATCCGATCACGCTCCTCGTCGGACTCCCCCGCCCGCAGACCGCCCGCAAAATCCTCCAGGAAGCCACCGCCCTCGGCGTCTCCTCGCTCCACTTTTTCCCCTCCGAACGCGGCGAACCTTCCTACGTCCAAAGCTCCCTCTGGTCCTCCGGCGAATGGCGCCGCCACCTCATCACCGGCGCCGAACAAGCCTTCTGCACCCGCCTCCCCGAAGTCACCTGGACAACTCAACTCCCCGCCCTGATCGCCGCTCTCACACCCTCCGCGCCCCGCATCGCGCTCGACAACTACGAGTCACCCGCACCTCTCTCAGCAGCGCACTTATCACCCGCCTCTCACGCTTCACCCGTGACCCTCGCCATCGGCTCCGAACGCGGCTGGTCCCCCGCCGAGCGCGATCTGCTCCGTGCAAACAACTTCACCCTCGCTCATCTCGGCTCGCGCGTTCTCCGAGCCGAGACCGCCGTCACCGCCGCCGTCGCCATCGTCAAAGCCCGCCTAGGCCTGATGTAG
- a CDS encoding RsmD family RNA methyltransferase yields the protein MRISGGAARGITLVTPKGDATRPATDGVRQGVFSSIASRVPGAWFVDLFAGSGAYGLEAVSRGAAGGFFVEKAAKAAACVQKNIAAVCKSAGHDARTLSVAQADVLNWKLPAGAAVPDLIFVDPPYEIIGDVAESVFAKLSEMLAAKDDPVIVFEMPGEITLEPAGWTCVRRLGKGARQPTVCFYRKAERAVAEATT from the coding sequence ATGCGTATAAGCGGGGGAGCGGCGCGGGGAATCACGCTGGTGACGCCGAAGGGCGATGCGACGCGGCCGGCGACGGACGGGGTGCGGCAGGGCGTTTTTTCGAGCATCGCGTCGCGGGTGCCGGGGGCGTGGTTTGTGGATTTGTTCGCGGGGAGCGGCGCGTATGGACTGGAGGCGGTGAGCCGCGGGGCGGCGGGGGGATTTTTCGTCGAGAAGGCGGCGAAAGCGGCGGCGTGTGTGCAGAAGAATATCGCGGCGGTGTGCAAGAGCGCGGGGCATGATGCGCGGACGCTCAGCGTGGCGCAGGCGGATGTGTTGAACTGGAAACTGCCGGCGGGCGCGGCGGTGCCGGATCTGATTTTTGTCGATCCACCGTATGAGATTATCGGCGACGTGGCGGAGAGCGTGTTCGCGAAGCTGAGCGAGATGCTGGCGGCGAAGGACGATCCGGTGATCGTTTTTGAGATGCCAGGGGAGATAACGCTGGAGCCGGCGGGGTGGACGTGTGTGCGGCGGCTGGGGAAGGGCGCGCGGCAGCCGACGGTGTGTTTTTATCGGAAAGCGGAGCGGGCGGTGGCGGAGGCTACGACGTAG
- a CDS encoding c-type cytochrome yields the protein MPTSPRILAPLLLALVLPAAASAADGNPAKGRRTFAAQCAACHATTADNRITGPALLGVAGRTAGTLDGFAFSDAMKKSALTWDAPTLDKYLAAPTTVVPGTTMALAVPNAATRADLIAFLNTLTPAAPAPPAPAAPAK from the coding sequence ATGCCGACCTCCCCGCGAATCCTCGCGCCTCTCCTGCTCGCCCTCGTTCTTCCCGCCGCCGCATCCGCCGCCGACGGCAACCCCGCAAAAGGCCGCCGCACCTTCGCCGCCCAATGCGCCGCCTGCCACGCCACCACCGCCGATAATCGCATCACCGGCCCCGCCCTCCTCGGCGTCGCCGGCCGCACCGCCGGCACCCTCGACGGCTTCGCCTTCTCCGACGCCATGAAAAAATCCGCCCTCACCTGGGACGCTCCCACCTTGGACAAATACCTTGCCGCTCCCACCACCGTCGTCCCCGGCACCACCATGGCGCTTGCCGTTCCCAACGCCGCCACCCGCGCCGACCTGATCGCTTTTCTGAATACACTCACGCCCGCCGCCCCCGCGCCGCCCGCCCCCGCCGCGCCGGCTAAATAA
- a CDS encoding MBL fold metallo-hydrolase, translating to MPRFPLTDHCDGSRFFNPGAPPLPHFGKVLRWRLTRRVPDWLPVSITPRIAPHAPPADSPAVTATWVNHSTFLLQFAGLTIITDPVFSERIGLLGKIGPRRIHAPGLAFESLPRIDAILLSHDHYDHCDLPALRLLARAHDPLIIAPLGFRPLLRRAKLTRIVELDWWQTHALENATITFTPAQHWSNRLTGPRCGRLWGGFMITTPARRVFFAGDTGYHPAIFHDIATRLGPPDLSLLPIGAYEPRWFMRDQHVNPAEAVQIHRDLHSRLSVGMHWGTFQLTDEPRLAPPADLCKSLAEGRIAPDLFRVMEPGQHLTV from the coding sequence ATGCCTCGCTTCCCCCTCACCGACCACTGCGACGGCTCCCGCTTCTTCAACCCCGGCGCCCCACCGCTCCCGCACTTCGGCAAAGTCCTCCGCTGGCGCCTCACCCGCCGCGTCCCCGACTGGCTTCCCGTCTCCATCACCCCGCGCATCGCCCCACACGCACCTCCCGCTGACTCCCCCGCCGTCACCGCCACCTGGGTCAACCACTCCACCTTCCTCCTCCAGTTCGCGGGACTCACGATCATCACCGACCCCGTCTTCAGCGAACGCATCGGCCTCCTCGGCAAAATCGGTCCACGCCGCATCCACGCCCCCGGCCTCGCCTTCGAGTCCCTCCCGCGCATCGACGCCATCCTCCTCAGCCACGACCACTACGACCACTGCGACCTACCCGCGCTCCGCCTCCTCGCCCGCGCCCACGACCCGCTCATCATCGCCCCCCTCGGCTTCCGCCCCCTCCTCCGCCGCGCGAAACTCACCCGCATCGTCGAACTCGACTGGTGGCAAACCCACGCACTCGAAAACGCCACCATCACCTTCACCCCCGCCCAACACTGGTCCAACCGCCTCACCGGCCCCCGCTGCGGACGCCTTTGGGGCGGCTTCATGATAACCACCCCCGCCCGCCGCGTCTTCTTCGCCGGCGACACCGGCTATCACCCCGCGATCTTCCACGACATCGCCACCCGCCTCGGCCCCCCCGACCTCTCCCTCCTCCCCATCGGTGCCTACGAACCCCGCTGGTTCATGCGCGACCAGCACGTCAACCCCGCCGAAGCCGTCCAAATCCACCGCGACCTCCATTCCCGCCTCAGCGTCGGCATGCACTGGGGCACCTTTCAACTCACCGACGAACCCCGCCTCGCCCCACCCGCCGACCTCTGCAAATCCCTAGCAGAGGGTAGGATCGCGCCCGATTTATTCCGAGTCATGGAACCCGGCCAGCACCTCACCGTCTGA
- a CDS encoding MlaE family ABC transporter permease — protein MKNLNTLLDAFGSALLLTGRAFATLPSAPRILKRVVEQAFLGGYASLWIVTVLSFFIGAVLALQAGITLKDFGAKQLIGTLVGESLVRELGPLMVAILLAGRVGSAITAELASMKVYQEIDALVTMNIPPERFLVLPRLLAVLIYMPVLTIIGVVVGWFGGAVVCKYVAEIGVEPSQYFQSLRAYMTVSKVMDGLIKAEIFGFVIILIACNTGLRTTGGPREIGHAVTRSVVFSLVAILVLDYFITKALA, from the coding sequence ATGAAAAACCTCAACACCCTGCTCGACGCCTTCGGCAGCGCGTTGCTCCTCACCGGCCGCGCCTTCGCCACGCTGCCCAGCGCCCCGCGCATCCTCAAGCGCGTCGTCGAACAGGCCTTCCTCGGCGGCTACGCCTCCCTGTGGATCGTCACTGTCCTCAGCTTTTTCATCGGTGCGGTGCTCGCCCTCCAGGCCGGCATCACCCTGAAAGATTTCGGCGCGAAGCAACTCATCGGCACGCTCGTCGGTGAATCCCTCGTGCGCGAACTCGGCCCCCTCATGGTCGCCATCCTCCTCGCCGGCCGCGTCGGCTCCGCCATCACCGCCGAGCTCGCCTCCATGAAGGTGTATCAGGAAATCGATGCGCTCGTGACCATGAACATCCCCCCCGAGCGCTTCCTCGTCCTTCCCCGCCTGCTCGCCGTCCTCATCTACATGCCGGTGCTCACCATCATCGGCGTCGTCGTCGGCTGGTTCGGCGGCGCCGTCGTCTGCAAATACGTCGCCGAAATCGGCGTCGAACCATCGCAATACTTCCAAAGCCTCCGCGCCTACATGACCGTCAGCAAGGTCATGGACGGCCTCATCAAAGCCGAGATCTTCGGCTTCGTCATCATCCTCATCGCCTGCAACACCGGCCTGCGCACCACCGGCGGCCCGCGCGAAATCGGCCACGCCGTCACACGCTCCGTCGTCTTCTCCCTCGTGGCCATCCTCGTGCTCGATTACTTCATCACCAAAGCCCTCGCCTGA
- a CDS encoding ABC transporter ATP-binding protein — protein MKKAIIQERSSCAGTARPPVGVEVSGLSKNFGTQRVLKDISLTVKPGEIFTIMGPSGSGKSVLLRQIAGLDQPTKGTARINGLDPADPDTRDRFAIALVFQAGALFNSISVYDNLALYLLEHRLCPKKEMRDRVMRALKILSLENAVKKFPSELSGGMKKRVAIARALVMEPQLLLYDEPTSELDPVMSATITEIIATLKTEFNVTSIVVSHDRDLALTISDRVALLMKGELRALCSPAELRKVEDPAVKDFLNPTIDLKKPRYQQLESS, from the coding sequence ATGAAAAAAGCCATCATCCAAGAACGCAGCAGTTGCGCCGGCACCGCCCGCCCGCCCGTCGGCGTCGAGGTCTCCGGCCTCTCTAAAAACTTCGGCACCCAGCGCGTGCTCAAAGACATCTCCCTCACGGTGAAGCCCGGCGAGATCTTCACCATCATGGGCCCCTCCGGCTCCGGCAAAAGCGTCCTCCTGCGCCAGATCGCCGGCCTCGACCAGCCCACCAAAGGCACCGCCCGCATCAACGGCCTCGACCCCGCCGATCCCGACACCCGCGACCGCTTCGCCATCGCCCTCGTCTTCCAGGCCGGCGCGCTCTTCAACTCCATCTCCGTTTACGACAACCTCGCCCTCTACCTCCTCGAACACCGGCTCTGCCCGAAAAAGGAAATGCGCGACCGCGTCATGCGCGCGCTCAAAATCCTCTCGCTCGAAAACGCCGTGAAGAAATTCCCCTCCGAGCTCTCCGGCGGCATGAAGAAACGCGTCGCCATCGCCCGTGCCCTCGTCATGGAGCCTCAACTGCTCCTCTACGACGAGCCCACCTCCGAACTCGACCCCGTCATGTCCGCCACGATCACCGAGATCATCGCGACCCTGAAAACCGAATTCAACGTCACCAGCATCGTCGTCTCCCACGACCGCGACCTCGCCCTCACCATCTCCGACCGCGTCGCCCTCCTCATGAAAGGCGAGCTCCGCGCCCTCTGCTCCCCGGCCGAACTTCGCAAAGTCGAAGACCCCGCCGTGAAAGACTTTTTGAATCCCACCATCGATCTTAAAAAACCACGCTACCAGCAATTGGAGTCATCATGA